A single Botrytis cinerea B05.10 chromosome 1, complete sequence DNA region contains:
- the Bcgod2 gene encoding Bcgod2: MLLSKHSSVHSLVFQVILGYLFTSYNTIAFAYDFVIIGGGTSGLVVANRLSEIPNITIAVIEAGFSVLNNANVSSVDGFTLGLNTAIDWQYATTNQTYAGGRILGCNAGKALGGTSTINGMTYVRAASQQIDSWQLGLGNTGWNWSTLYPYYKKSESFTIPTRPQTAAGASYISAFHGQKGPLKVGYAYDLNNGTLFSQVGSAWESLGVKRSRDVNGGNVTGYMAGPSTLDREKNVREDAARAYYYPVQGRPNLHVFLNTTARRIAWAGNSGATYTAGGVEVLNSNGEIEIINATKEVIVSAGSLRSPAILELSGIGNPIILQKYGIATKIILPGVGENLQDQPNNAFAYESNTTYNGTMPYVTYAPLSSILPSVPAANLSTWASSISAAINSSISPGAMNYLLTIQNDLINQNVPDIEVIFGNTVNTGSGPGTYLFTAFWTLLPFSRGNVHISSADPAVYPAINPNFFLVDFDLKVQVAIAKWTRKFWAAKALVNAFTEVSPGFSVVPKDATDLQWETWIKSTFSSNNHPVGTCSMQGITSGGVVDSNLKVYRTSNVRVVDASILPHQLSGHLTSTLYAVAEKASDIIKEMYGFA, encoded by the exons ATGCTCTTGTCTAAACATTCTTCGGTCCATTCCTTGGTATTTCAAGTTATATTGGGATACTTGTTTACATCTTACAACACCATTGCCTTTGCATATGATTTTGTGATAATCGGCGGCGGAACCTCTGGTCTCGTGGTTGCCAACCGTCTATCAGAAATCCCCAACATTACCATCGCTGTAATTGAGGCTGGCTTTTCGGTTCTTAACAATGCAAATGTCAGCAGTGTGGATGGATTCACATTAGGTCTTAACACAGCAATTGACTGGCAATATGCGACGACGAATCAGACGTATGCTGGTGGTAGAATACTGGGTTGTAATGCTGGAAAAGCATTAGGGGGAACGAGCACGATCAATG GAATGACATACGTGCGCGCAGCATCTCAACAAATAGATTCATGGCAACTTGGACTTGGAAATACCGGTTGGAATTGGTCTACACTCTATCCATACTACAAGAAGAGCGAGAGTTTTACGATTCCAACTCGACCTCAAACAGCAGCAGGCGCATCTTATATTTCGGCGTTTCACGGACAAAAAGGACCACTTAAAGTTGGATATGCGTATGATCTTAACAACGGCACACTTTTCTCTCAAGTGGGGAGTGCGTGGGAATCTCTCGGCGTGAAGAGAAGTCGGGATGTAAATGGCGGAAATGTAACTGGATACATGGCGGGGCCGTCTACCCTGGACCGAGAGAAGAATGTGAGAGAAGATGCCGCGAGAGCTTATTACTATCCTGTGCAGGGTAGGCCAAACCTGCATGTGTTTTTGAACACTACTGCCAGAAGAATTGCTTGGGCCGGTAATTCGGGAGCAACATATACGGCGGGTGGTGTAGAGGTCCTAAACTCTAACGGggaaattgagattattaATGCGACAAAGGAGGTTATTGTTTCTGCGGGAAGTTTGAGGTCCCCAGCGATTCTGGAGCTTTCTGGTATCGGGAATCCAAT CATCTTGCAAAAATATGGTATAGCGACCAAGATCATTCTTCCCGGCGTAGgagaaaatcttcaagatcagCCTAACAACGCATTTGCCTATGAAAGCAACACCACGTACAATGGAACAATGCCATATGTAACATATGCTCCATTATCTTCTATCCTCCCGAGTGTTCCAGCTGCGAACCTCAGTACTTGGGCATCGTCAATATCTGCAGCAATCAATAGCTCCATTTCACCTGGCGCCATGAATTACCTCTTAACCATACAAAATGATCTCATCAACCAAAATGTCCCCGATATCGAGGTCATCTTTGGGAACACAGTCAATACCGGGTCTGGACCCGGTACATATCTCTTCACAGCCTTTTGGACCCTCTTACCATTTTCCAGAGGGAATGTGCATATTTCTTCTGCGGACCCCGCCGTATATCCAGCTATTAATCCGAATTTCTTCCTTGTAGACTTTGATCTGAAAGTCCAAGTCGCGATTGCAAAATGGACACGAAAATTTTGGGCGGCCAAAGCATTGGTGAATGCATTTACGGAAGTGTCACCAGGATTTTCTGTGGTTCCTAAAGATGCTACGGATCTGCAATGGGAAACTTGGATCAAATCAACAT tcAGTTCAAACAATCATCCTGTTGGCACGTGCTCTATGCAGGGAATAACGTCTGGCGGAGTCGTGGATTCGAATTTGAAGGTCTATCGTACCAGTAATGTGCGAGTAGTCGATGCATCCATTCTGCCTCATCAGCTTAGTGGACACTTGACAAGTACATTGTATGCTGTTGCAGAGAAGGCAAGCGATATCATCAAGGAAATGTACGGGTTCGCATGA
- the Bcgtb1 gene encoding Bcgtb1 codes for MVAARALVLLSTISTSVLAAEASRPRGVGPEFAKFYKSSDKFTCLSNPSISIDISKVNDDYCDCPDGSDEPGTSACTYLSSLSPPQPLQSTTGSSPHNTSLALPGYYCKNKGHIPTYVPFTYVNDGVCDYELCCDGSDEWENVGGTKCVDKCAEIGKEWRRLDDIRMKAQVKANKKRDELVNQAQRLRADVQMSIGRKELEISQLEKKEEELKQKFEEVERRERGKVVKTSEGKTSKVSILALMAKTRVTELRDALTGVQAKKVALQNKVNELEGILARFKEERNPNFNDEGVKRAVKAWEDYAATKDASEAEDTESQDAAVDETAKPENDGIEWETWENDEESDVDALYKFEEYLPESIRAWVHQKVTDLRIILIENGVLADNANSGSESKSVQDARNAYQAVSDDVGAKQNTLSDIKSDLEKDYGVDDIFRALKGSCVSKDSGEYDYELCWMEKTSQKSKKGGGNTGMGNFVRFDKIEVDEEVDAEGKGLGKGIRTTLVYENGQHCWNGPNRATTVVLACAEKDEIWKVVEMEKCNYRMDVGTPAVCERVVKGDPKKDVKDEL; via the exons ATGGTAGCAGCAAGAGCATTAGTGCTTCTAAGCACGATTTCTACTTCTGTTCTTGCGGCTGAAGCTTCGAGGCCAAGAGGTGTCGGTCCTGAAT TTGCGAAATTCTACAAATCATCAGACAAATTCACATGTCTCTCAAACCCCTCCATTTCAATCGATATCTCTAAAGTAAACGACGATTACTGCGATTGTCCTGATGGGAGTGACGAGCCAGGCACAAGCGCCTGTACTTATCTATCCAgcctctcccctcctcaacCATTGCAAAGCACCACTGGTTCAAGTCCACACAACACAAGTTTAGCCTTGCCAGGATATTACTGCAAGAACAAAGGTCATATTCCAACTTATGTTCCTTTTACGTATGTAAATGATGGAGTCTGCGATTATGAGCTGTGCTGTGATGGGAGTGATGAGTGGGAGAATGTTGGAGGAACAAAATGTGTGGATAAATGTGCGGAGATTGGAAAGGAGTGGAGGAGATTGGATGATATTAGGATGAAGGCACAGGTTAAGGCCAACAAGAAGAGAGACGAATTGGTCAATCAAGCGCAGAGGTTGAGAGCAGATGTGCAGATGAGTATTGGCAGGAAGGAATTAGAGATTAGtcaattggagaagaaagaagaggagctcaaacaaaagtttgaagaggtggagaggagggagagagggaaggTTGTTAAGACCTCGGAGGGGAAGACCAGCAAGGTTTCAATTTTGGCATTGATGGCCAAAACTCGAGTTACGGAATTGAGAGATGCTTTGACAGGTGTTCAAGCGAAGAAAGTGGCTTTGCAGAATAAAGTCAACGAGCTGGAGGGGATTCTGGCAAGATTTAAAGAGGAGCGTAACCCTAACTTCAACGACGAAGGTGTCAAGAGAGCAGTCAAAGCTTGGGAGGATTATGCTGCTACCAAGGATGCTTCTGAAGCAGAAGATACTGAAAGTCAAGACGCTGCTGTGGATGAGACGGCTAAGCCTGAGAATGACGGGATTGAGTGGGAGACCTGGGAGAACGATGAGGAGAGCGATGTTGACGCTC TTTACAAATTCGAAGAATACCTCCCAGAATCCATCCGTGCCTGGGTTCACCAAAAGGTCACCGATCTCCGTATCATCCTCATTGAAAATGGTGTTTTGGCTGATAACGCCAATTCTGGCTCCGAATCTAAATCTGTCCAAGATGCGAGAAATGCTTACCAAGCCGTCAGCGATGATGTTGGTGCTAAACAGAACACCCTCTCTGATATCAAATCCGACCTTGAAAAAGACTATGGTGTAGATGATATTTTCCGCGCTCTTAAAGGCTCCTGTGTGTCCAAAGATTCTGGTGAATATGACTATGAACTCTGCTGGATGGAAAAGACGTCacaaaaatctaaaaaaggTGGCGGAAATACTGGCATGGGTAATTTTGTCCGATTTGATAAAATagaagttgatgaagaagttgatgCCGAGGGTAAGGGTCTTGGTAAGGGAATCAGAACCACTTTGGTATACGAGAATGGGCAACATTGTTGGAATGGACCGAATAGGGCTACGACCGTTGTGTTGGCTTGTGCTGAGAAAGATGAGATCTGGAAggttgtggagatggagaagtgtAATTACCGGATGGATGTTGGGACTCCGGCGGTTTGTGAAAGAGTTGTTAAAGGAGACCCTAAGAAGGATGTGAAGGATGAATTGTAG